The Candida dubliniensis CD36 chromosome 5, complete sequence genome has a window encoding:
- a CDS encoding alpha-1,3-mannosyltransferase, putative (Similar to S. cerevisiae MNT2;~In S. cerevisiae: involved in adding the 4th and 5th mannose residues of O-linked glycans) — MFRPVLGTKKIRRVICIISLLCILLLIGAVKYNYINSVKDEASNSTTGFEAEQYTFPKTVLFESNNNLDDLLAKKNNWKFQSNVYNQLFTDHSIESVLSLSFNQRCELLVRNVISQKVSWAFDPLETFEINYESKDYIQFIQEEGLKLTEEFERTKNNLKYKTSLNNFLKDEYKTIRSKQYEQKIIDQLTIVRIFNKCFIHNDQRDRNNLLERLIQEQQKQVANANSANVQSELKLTENEKMVEALAEDYTTLGKRVYPWISQQFPLYERWNGDSYYHPPNYEEILKDETHKGETPTTRYSTSQIFLNQFKDTSNGKGIVLSITEKHIDDTVNLIRLLRALNNKLPIQIIYFDDLSQSSKTKLLRAARGEINKFPKSYEKVYNGKQPSFPPQEVWFVNIYESVNPRYRNLFKKFDFKLLASLFNSFDEFMLIDADTILVKRPEFFFKQQAYQQAGAFFFKDRTPLLKRPITDGQFLDKMGPSAIDSMMFDIPMMSQYTTHRELFKGLRLYMESGLVMIDKRRHFSSILMMIQLKFIHPISGSMWGDKELFWLGFAINGDENYKFNNRFAAAIGQLTSSQYRKGKDGKTLNAKEICSSHPGHISDDDDRSLLWFNSGFRFCHEANNLNYEKESKNSEILKSLNGPLEFEKYYSDPLRITHAIVPPLNKNLQKMYNYDEEPADGWTSEPNCNKYMWCAYSSIGGRTSPEENSHKETLDGLLIDYTPEEIAYFNYLGDVWVGNY; from the coding sequence ATGTTCAGACCAGTATTGggaaccaaaaaaataagaagaGTAATTTGTATAATAAGTTTACTTTGCATACTACTATTGATAGGTGCGGTTAAATACAATTACATTAATTCGGTCAAAGATGAGGCTTCAAATCTGACAACTGGCTTTGAAGCAGAGCAGTACACTTTTCCCAAGACAGTACTATTTGAAAGCAATAACAATTTGGATGATTTATTGgcaaagaaaaacaacTGGAAGTTCCAATCCAATGTTTACAACCAATTGTTTACGGATCATTCAATAGAGTCAGTTTTGTCTCTATCATTTAATCAAAGATGTGAATTGTTAGTTCGGAACGTAATTTCTCAAAAAGTATCTTGGGCTTTTGATCCACTAGaaacttttgaaattaacTATGAATCTAAAGactatattcaatttattcagGAGGAAGGATTGAAATTGACCgaagaatttgaaaggACAAAGAACAATTTAAAGTATAAGACATCGTTGAATAATTTTCTAAAGGACGAGTATAAAACCATCAGATCAAAACAGTatgaacaaaaaataattgatcaattgacTATTGTTCGGATCTTTAATAAATGCTTCATTCACAATGATCAAAGAGATCGAAATAATTTGCTCGAGAGATTAATTCAAGAGCAGCAAAAACAAGTAGCCAATGCCAATTCAGCTAATGTACAATCGGAATTGAAACTAACTGAAAATGAGAAAATGGTTGAGGCGTTAGCAGAAGATTATACCACTTTAGGAAAACGTGTCTATCCGTGGATCTCGCAACAATTTCCACTTTATGAACGTTGGAATGGTGATTCATATTACCATCCACCAAATtatgaagaaattttaaaagatGAAACTCATAAAGGTGAAACACCAACGACTCGTTATCTGACATCAcagatttttttgaatcaatttaaaGATACTTCCAATGGGAAGGGTATAGTGTTGTCAATTACTGAAAAACATATTGATGATACAGTTAATCTTATTCGCTTACTACGAGCTTTGAATAACAAGTTACCAATCCAGATTATCTATTTTGATGATCTTTCACAAAGTTCAAAGACGAAATTATTAAGGGCAGCCAGAGGagaaatcaacaaatttccCAAGTCATATGAAAAAGTATATAATGGTAAGCAACCCAGTTTCCCACCACAAGAAGTTTGGTTTGTCAATATTTATGAATCTGTCAATCCCCGATATagaaatttgtttaaaaaatttgactTTAAGTTATTAGCTTCACTATTTAATTCCTTTGATGAGTTTATGTTGATTGATGCTGACACAATTTTAGTAAAAAGACCAgagtttttctttaaacAGCAGGCATATCAACAAGCTGGAgcattctttttcaaagatCGTACACCATTGCTCAAACGCCCAATAACTGACGGACAGTTTCTTGATAAAATGGGACCATCAGCAATAGATTCAATGATGTTTGATATACCAATGATGTCACAATATACAACACACAGAGAGTTGTTTAAAGGGTTGCGTCTTTATATGGAATCAGGATTAGTTATGATAGACAAAAGGCGTCATTTCAGCTCAATTctaatgatgattcaaCTTAAGTTCATTCATCCAATTTCCGGTTCAATGTGGGGGGATAAAGAATTGTTTTGGTTAGGATTTGCCATTAACGGTGATGAAAATtacaaattcaataacCGTTTTGCTGCAGCAATTGGTCAATTAACTTCAAGCCAATATAGAAAGGGCAAAGATGGGAAGACCTTAAACGCTAAAGAAATATGTTCGTCACATCCAGGTCATATaagtgatgatgatgatcgGAGTTTATTGTGGTTTAATTCAGGGTTTAGGTTTTGTCATGAAGCAAACAATCTCAATTACGAAAAAGAATCCAAGAACAGTGAGATATTGAAATCCCTTAATGGCCCATTAGAATTTGAGAAATACTATTCTGATCCATTACGAATAACCCATGCAATCGTTCCACCTTTAAACAAGAACCTTCAGAAAATGTATAATTATGATGAAGAACCTGCTGATGGATGGACATCAGAACCAAACTGTAACAAATACATGTGGTGTGCCTATTCTAGTATAGGTGGTCGAACCAGTCCGGAAGAAAACAGCCATAAAGAAACACTAGACGGTCTTTTGATTGACTATACTCCTGAAGAAATTGCATATTTCAATTACTTAGGAGATGTTTGGGTTGGAAACTACTAA
- a CDS encoding sigma-like sequence protein, mitochondrial precursor, putative (Similar to S. cerevisiae SLS1;~In S. cerevisiae: mitochondrial membrane protein required for assembly of respiratory-chain enzyme complexes III and IV; coordinates expression of mitochondrially-encoded genes; may facilitate delivery of mRNA to membrane-bound translation machinery), with protein MALSSKKCFYKYLNPYGSLLRNFTVSSLRSQKIQSLDDFVLPELKSEEKTLYDTSKRIFLKANQIYNDQKKNKYKNKAQRGNKGSGRSPRDLDKLPVIDRSFFMDFKPTESEEGNDINNSIETYKPLDSVIGAKKFGKLVKTMNNAFTKEQLREYYDHQQSINPGMRWKGSSSLVKLKLIERIILDVWNISKSKKLIVNDMLEDRQLLLKPWQRYLLGFNQSLLFKNMLRLKVKGKFSKNKLQLTGSESDLNFIEPELHKLLSDYTMESVDLSLFLEKNIVINFDLIQEMAKVYFHRTKKTSNVYEIYAKKTEGISLAKRLLIWSLNSNPHIKDEVFGKSTLLESTFVPFSNEELFPWYKRPFNYFAPLKKDHKSSNDLVFDKFDKMSNYFIESEELEELTDARFSLGEERFQDNTEIDLDELLNTATDESSKVDFPDMTKILDNQEKAKQQKQSHQDLEDLRKELGTFSNEDVDVSEFPNIAKLVEDFENADSSKQPDNLENLRKELNQFAETEESKDINFDVIDKLIESETDQGVLSSESLDTDISEHLTKQQIDDLYENVSDLTFTSDLNGVNEENIVSSAYTLQFGTLVMKNKKSPSDGLIPKPVSPITENQEFQFVNSAPFMNDLISSYPVISQPGRQELSEQPYANSMAIRLVPSMYQMKKKNKYEVTDKYVNYPPVEIQANLDRGRILHYTLQVLSLEAVKNVAVPLPKLPCDIQVSRLLLGSLLPMNEESSSSSSSSSSSSSPEVRLASQPDLINFLEESKLNFSGTEKISVKPSLELIINGEPVKYDYLHVSYKTDMNFKVNERELLVSFIEGGEFGGRSCEIAIGNGELSRDDFEKLLKDSIQLINQI; from the coding sequence ATGGCTCTTCTGTCCAAGAAATGTTTTTATAAATACTTGAACCCTTATGGAAGTCTCCTACGAAATTTCACGGTTTCTTCCCTACGATCCCAGAAGATTCAATCCCTTGATGATTTTGTCTTACCTGAATTGAAATCAGAAGAGAAAACATTATACGATACATCAAAAAGGATATTCTTAAAAGCAAATCAGATTTACAATgatcaaaagaaaaataagTACAAAAACAAAGCTCAAAGGGGAAACAAGGGGAGTGGTAGACTGCCACGAGATTTGGACAAATTACCAGTGATTGACCGATCATTTTTCATGGACTTCAAACCTACAGAAAGCGAAGAAGGGAATGATATCAATAACTCCATCGAAACATACAAACCTCTTGATTCCGTAATAGGTGCTAAAAAGTTTGGAAAACTAGTAAAGACTATGAATAATGCCTTTACAAAGGAACAACTAAGAGAATACTACGACCACCAgcaatcaatcaatccaGGAATGCGATGGAAAGGTTCAAGTTCTTTGGTCaagttgaaattgattgaaagaATCATATTAGATGTTTGGAATATCAGTAAAAGCAAAAAGCTAATTGTCAATGATATGCTAGAAGACCGACAATTGCTATTGAAACCTTGGCAACGTTATTTGTTGGGtttcaatcaatcattattattcaaaaacatGTTAAGATTGAAAGTTAAAGGTAAATTTagtaaaaacaaattacaATTAACTGGATCTGAATCTGATTTAAATTTCATTGAACCTGAACTACATAAATTGCTACTGGATTACACAATGGAAAGTGTTGATTTGTCATTATTTCTTGAAAAGAATATTGTAATCAACTTTGATTTGATTCAGGAGATGGCCAAAGTATATTTCCATAGAACAAAGAAGACCAGCAATGTATATGAAATCTACGCTAAAAAGACTGAAGGAATCTCATTAGCTAAACgattgttgatttggtCACTCAATTCCAACCCTCATATTAAAGATGAAGTTTTTGGGAAATCAACACTTTTAGAATCAACTTTTGTGCCATTTTCTAATGAGGAGTTATTCCCCTGGTACAAGCGTccattcaattattttgcACCGCTTAAGAAGGACCacaaatcatcaaatgaCTTGGTTTTTGACAAGTTTGATAAAATGAGTAATTATTTCATTGAACTGGAAGAATTGGAAGAGTTGACTGATGCTAGATTTTCCCTAGGAGAAGAGAGATTTCAAGACAACACTGAGATAGATCTTGATGAATTGTTGAACACGGCTACCGATGAATCATCAAAAGTGGATTTCCCAGATATGACTAAAATCCTTGATAATCAAGAGAAagcaaaacaacaaaagcaaTCTCATCAAGATTTGGAAGATTTACGCAAGGAATTAGGaacattttcaaatgaagatgttgatgttaGTGAGTTTCCTAATATCGCAAAATTAGTggaagattttgaaaatgcTGATTCGTCAAAACAACCAGATAATCTTGAAAATttaagaaaagaattaaacCAATTTGCAGAAACCGAGGAATCTAAAGATATCAATTTTGAtgtaattgataaattgattgaactGGAGACTGACCAAGGTGTTTTGTCGTCTGAATCTTTAGACACAGATATCAGTGAGCATTTAACGAAACAACagattgatgatttatatgAAAACGTTTCAGACTTGACATTCACATCTGACTTGAATGGAGTAAATGAAGAAAACATTGTCAGTTCTGCCTATACATTACAATTTGGAACTCTTGTTAtgaagaataaaaaatcaCCTTCAGATGGTTTAATTCCTAAACCAGTTTCTCCAATCACtgaaaatcaagaattCCAATTTGTCAATTCTGCTCCATTTAtgaatgatttgattagtTCTTACCCCGTTATTTCTCAACCTGGTCGTCAAGAGTTAAGTGAACAACCATATGCAAACAGTATGGCAATTCGTTTGGTTCCATCAATGtatcaaatgaaaaagaaaaataaatatgagGTCACTGACAAGTATGTAAATTATCCACCAGTTGAAATCCAGGCCAATCTTGATCGTGGGAGAATATTACATTACACATTGCAAGTTTTGTCTCTTGAAGCAGTGAAAAATGTGGCAGTTCCATTACCTAAATTGCCGTGTGATATTCAAGTGTCAAGATTATTACTTGGTAGTTTATTACCTATGAATGAGGagtcgtcgtcgtcgtcgtcatcGTCATCGTCGTCACTGTCTCCAGAAGTTAGATTAGCTAGTCAACCTGATTTAATCAACTTTTtagaagaatcaaaattgaaCTTTTCTGGTACAGAGAAAATCAGTGTTAAACCTTCACTTGAACTAATTATTAATGGAGAACCAGTGAAATATGATTATTTGCACGTTTCTTATAAGACAGATATGAACTTTAAGGTCAATGAACGAGAACTATTAGTGAGTTTTATAGAAGGTGGTGAATTTGGTGGTAGAAGTTGTGAAATTGCTATTGGTAATGGAGAATTATCAAGagatgattttgaaaagttGTTAAAAGATTCAATACAAttgattaatcaaatttaa